Below is a genomic region from Brucella sp. BE17.
CGCACATTTCCCGAGAAGCTTTTTCCCCGTTGCAAATGGTGGCGACGCAGCAATACTGTTCTGCTTCGTATTCCTTGCACTGGTTACGACGGGTGCAGGTGCTTTCTCAGTTGACAACCGCGCGCGTTAAAGCGCCCCGGCAATGAGCGGCCTGCATTATAATGATTGTGGGCTGTTCATGGTGGGCGCGACAGGGATTGAACCTGTGACCCTTCGCGTGTGAAGCGAATGCTCTCCCGCTGAGCTACGCGCCCTGAAAAGCAAAGATTCTGCTTGTGAGGTGACGCGGATATACGTGGCTCACACAGACAAAGTCAAGCGCCGGGTTTTCCCCGGCGCTGATTTTTTTGAAATGCTTTTTACAGCGATGCCAGACGTGAAGAGGCAGTCTTCTCGAAAGCCTTCTGCATACCGGCATCACGGTTGTAAACATCGTTAAAGTAGCGGATGTTTCCATCCTTATCAGGCCAGGCCGTGAAATAGGAAATATAGACCGGAACAGGATCTGCAACCTTCAAACCGCGTTCGTTTTTGCCAAAATATTTGTCGAGGTCAGAAACCTGCTTTCCCATCACCGCGGCAGCCATTGCCCGGGGATTTTCCAGACGAATACAGCCGTGGCTGAGCGCTCGCATATCGCGCTTGAAATAGGATTTCGCGGGCGTATCATGCATGTAGATGTCGTGACTGTTGGGGAACAGAATTTTCAGTTCGCCCAATGCATTATCAAGGCTCGGCTTCTGACGGATCCCGACATGCGCCTTGCCGGTTGCTACCGCATTCCAGTTAACGGCACTCGCCGACACTTTCTTGCCGCCGACATAAACTTCATAGCCGTTGCGGTCGAGATAGCTGGTATCACGCATGACTTTGGGTAGCATTTCATTGAGCACGATCGAACGCGGCACACCCCAGGATGGGTTGAACACAACCGTCTGGACCTTGTTATAAAAGAAATAGGTCTGATGCGTCGGCGAGCCGATCACCACGTTCATAGCAAGCTTTTCGTGACCATTCTCGAAATATTCGGCGCGATAGGATGGTTGATTGACCATCACATAACGATTACCGAATTCATGCGGCAACCAGCGCAAACGCTCCATGGAATAAAGAATACGATCACGTTTGACCGTATCCTGCTCACCCTGAAGTGCTGCAATGGTGTTCTTACCGATAATTCCGTCCGGTGTGCTACCGGAAAGTTTCTGGTAATCCTCGATCGCGGACACCAGTTTCGGGTCATAGAGATCTGTTTGTGCATGTGCTTGCAACACATCACGATGCTGCGCCATGTAATCGGCAGGTGCGTGTCTGCTGATCAGCGCCACAACACTGTGTAATTGATCGCTCGTATCGCCCGGACGGATAGCGCGGTCAAGGGTGACACGAATGGAAGGTCCTGAAGGGACATCGATTTCCGACAGCGCCTTTTTCAATCCGGCATATTGCGGATTGTCCGGCTGGAAGCCATGCAGATAGCTCGCCGGATCGGTATCGCTGGCGAGCTTTGCCAGCGTGTCCTTCAGGTCAACGCGTCCGCGCGGCAGATCATAGAAACCGCTCAGGCGGTTGGCGATCACGCGACCTTCACCCGCATCCAGTGCGTAACGAAGCGCACGCGCCGACATACGCATTTCGAACTCGGCGAGCTTCTGCTGGCGCTCTTCAATTTGCGCGGGATCAAAATGATCTGCCGGAATGCTAACCGAATATTCATCGGGGTTGAGGCCATCCTCATCGGCTCGAGCAAAAAATGCCGCAAGCGTCTTGGCACGATCCAGAACCTTGCCGTCAGCCGACCACATGAAAGCGTGATTAACGGAATAGTAAGACACAATGGCCTCGGCAATCCGCTTTTCCGCTTTCACATCCACCGATTTGAGATAGGCTGATGCGGCATCGAAAGCACGGCTTGCATCCGTTGCCGTATGTTTCTGCGCACTGCTAGGCGTCATGCCTGAAGCTAGAGGGGCAATCTCAGTCGGTTCTGTGGCGGATGTTACCTGCATATCAAGACCGCTGAAATCGACCTTGACCAGTGCGTCGGGCTTATAATCGTAAACCTGCGGTGCCTTCACTGTTACGCGTTGGGCGGGTGGAATTATGCTTTTTGGAGCTGCTGTCGCTGAGGTGGTGTTTGCTCTCGGCGTGACGGAAGCTGGCGGGACAGGTGCCGGAGGCTGTGCTGCCTGTTGGCGGCGTTGCTGAAACAATTCCATCAGCGAGTTTGCTGCACGCACCTCGGTTATCGGGAGGACGACTGTGGCCGCAAGCGCCAGCATCATCACATTCCGAGAAATTTTCGTGTTCATCCGCATGCGCCGGGGAAACTGCATTTCATCCGCCCAAATTTAATGTCCGCCTCGACGGCGATTCGATCTTCACAGTTATTGGCACCATGGATGAATCGCGTATAGAAAACTTTAACGCTAACGCTTTCTTATGCAACTTATTGCCCGGTTTTGATCACAAATCCTTGAGGCCTTCCTCCTCTCCCTCACCAATTGAACAATGTGCCGCAGTGGCTTCGCCCTCACATCACGTTAAAAGCACTTCAGATTTCCCGCATGCTTTGCATCCGGGCTTTTTGGCAACATATCCCATATGCCGGTCACACGCCGGTTCGGGCAGGCAAGCAAGCAAGGTACCATGATGGCAGAAGCAAGCGCCGCCGATCTTTTCCCCTTGGGCGAAGACGACACCCCTTACCGCAAACTGACATCTGAATACGTTTCGGTCGATACTTTCAAAGGTCAGGAAATCCTCAGCGTAGATGAGGAAGGCTTGCGTCTTTTGTCGGAAGCAGCCTTTGCCGACATCAACCATCTGCTGCGTCCCGGCCATTTGCAGCAACTCGCCAATATTCTCCAAGACCCCGAAGCCACAGATAACGACCGCTTTGTCGCCTATGATCTGTTGAAAAACGCCAATATCGCCGCAGGCGGTGTGTTGCCGATGTGTCAGGACACGGGAACTGCCATCATCATGGGTAAGAAGGGACGGCGCGTGTGGACCGAAGGCGGCGATACTGAGGCGCTCGGTAGTGGCGTGCTCGATGCGTATAACAAGAAAAACCTGCGTTATTCGCAGTTGGCACCCCTTTCCATGTTCGAGGAAAAAAACACCAAGAACAATCTTCCCGCCCAGATCGACATCTATGAGGAAGGCGAAGACGCCTATAAATTCCTTTTTATGGCGAAGGGCGGCGGCTCAGCCAACAAGACATATCTTTATCAGGGCACACCCTCTCTTCTCACCCATGACCGCATGATCGACTTCCTCAGGGACAAGATCTTGAGCCTGGGAACTGCCGCCTGCCCGCCTTATCATCTGGCCATCGTCATTGGCGGCACGTCAGCCGAAGCAAATCTGAAGACAGTAAAGCTCGCCTCCGCGCGCTATCTCGATGCGCTGCCGACCAAGGGGTCGGAAACGGGCCACGCTTTCCGCGATCTGGAAATGGAAGACGAAATCCACAAGCTCACGCAATCGCTTGGCGTTGGAGCCCAATTCGGCGGTAAATATTTCTGCCATGATGTACGTGTTA
It encodes:
- a CDS encoding L,D-transpeptidase family protein, giving the protein MQFPRRMRMNTKISRNVMMLALAATVVLPITEVRAANSLMELFQQRRQQAAQPPAPVPPASVTPRANTTSATAAPKSIIPPAQRVTVKAPQVYDYKPDALVKVDFSGLDMQVTSATEPTEIAPLASGMTPSSAQKHTATDASRAFDAASAYLKSVDVKAEKRIAEAIVSYYSVNHAFMWSADGKVLDRAKTLAAFFARADEDGLNPDEYSVSIPADHFDPAQIEERQQKLAEFEMRMSARALRYALDAGEGRVIANRLSGFYDLPRGRVDLKDTLAKLASDTDPASYLHGFQPDNPQYAGLKKALSEIDVPSGPSIRVTLDRAIRPGDTSDQLHSVVALISRHAPADYMAQHRDVLQAHAQTDLYDPKLVSAIEDYQKLSGSTPDGIIGKNTIAALQGEQDTVKRDRILYSMERLRWLPHEFGNRYVMVNQPSYRAEYFENGHEKLAMNVVIGSPTHQTYFFYNKVQTVVFNPSWGVPRSIVLNEMLPKVMRDTSYLDRNGYEVYVGGKKVSASAVNWNAVATGKAHVGIRQKPSLDNALGELKILFPNSHDIYMHDTPAKSYFKRDMRALSHGCIRLENPRAMAAAVMGKQVSDLDKYFGKNERGLKVADPVPVYISYFTAWPDKDGNIRYFNDVYNRDAGMQKAFEKTASSRLASL
- a CDS encoding fumarate hydratase, which codes for MAEASAADLFPLGEDDTPYRKLTSEYVSVDTFKGQEILSVDEEGLRLLSEAAFADINHLLRPGHLQQLANILQDPEATDNDRFVAYDLLKNANIAAGGVLPMCQDTGTAIIMGKKGRRVWTEGGDTEALGSGVLDAYNKKNLRYSQLAPLSMFEEKNTKNNLPAQIDIYEEGEDAYKFLFMAKGGGSANKTYLYQGTPSLLTHDRMIDFLRDKILSLGTAACPPYHLAIVIGGTSAEANLKTVKLASARYLDALPTKGSETGHAFRDLEMEDEIHKLTQSLGVGAQFGGKYFCHDVRVIRLPRHGASLPIGLGVSCSADRQAKGKITKDGIFLEQLETNPAKYMPDIDEEKLSSHVVRIDLNQPMPDILKELSKYPVKTRLSLSGPIIVARDLAHAKIRERLENGEAMPDYFKNHPIYYAGPAKTPAGYASGSFGPTTAGRMDSYVDQFQSFGGSMVMLAKGNRSRQVREACAQHGGFYLGSIGGPAARLAKDCIKKVEVVEYAELGMEAIWRIEVEEFPAFIVTDDKGNDFFKEFNLD